Part of the Calliopsis andreniformis isolate RMS-2024a chromosome 12, iyCalAndr_principal, whole genome shotgun sequence genome, ACTATGTACAATGAAACCAAATGTAAAACGGTTTGCAACATACGTTACTCATTCGTTATAGATTCGCATCCCGATAAAAGCAACAAGAGTAGATAAAACAAGAGAAATCCACCCAGGTACCTGCGCTAATAACTCACTTTTCGTCTATCAAAAGACAGAAATAGTAGCATAATTACAAGAAATAAAAGGAATAGAAGAACATTGATAACGAGAGAATATTGTATGCAATATCTATTAAATGTAAAAGAAATATCATCTAACGATAATGTTCAGTTTTTATAATTCTTTGATGATAGTCCTAAATTGACGATAATCCTATTTCTCGTGCAtaaagggttgatgaatgaatcAAAATTGTTTTACCTCGTTTTTAGGAATTTCGTTAGTGTATTCCTCTGAGTCCATGTCGTTAATTCGATCACTTATCGGCTAACAAAGATCCCTTTAACCAGAAAAGAGGCAGGGAACCGTCGATTCACCTTCTTCGAGAAACTTTCCTGAGGCATATATCACACGCAACTGTCGTTGCACGTTCTTCGTTGGATAAGATGTGGATCGGTCACAGACAGTCGTTATTAATGTTAATTTTATCCGTTATTAAGTATTCAGGTGTTCCATTAAGGGTTCTCAATGGACAAAGGAATAGTCAAAACCCATGGTCCTTTTAGATCCCTTCAAGTATACAAAGATATACCCAATattttcttttatgtatttcAAAATCGCATTTTGTATATCTCGTGTTTATTAATTAAAGCTATTTAGCGTTATATTGGGATTTTGTCATAACTTGAATGCATTGAATGACTCACATTAGTGGTCCTATTGTATGAGAGCCACTGGGATGATCGGAATAAAAGTGAGAATACAAACATCGAAACATAATAGATCCCCACCCGCTGCAAATACTAATGAGTTGGAGACGTGTAAGTAGAACGGGTCGAAGAAAATAGCGGTCGTTTTCGGAAATACGTGAAAAATTCAGCTTTTCGGGGAAAATATTAGAGGAAGACGAGATGATGATTTCTTCTTAGAATAATCAATTAAGAACGCCCATTTTGGCAGACTTGTTCaattatatcttaaaaactTGTTTTAACTTATTTAGTAAACTTATAaagaagaattttttatttttatatgtatatatgcataTATGGGACGAATATTACGCATAAAttaattgtaataaataaataataatttagaaTAATCTACGAAGCGTTTCTATTTGCTAGTTGTGTTTAATAAAATGTTTCAAGGAAGGATTAATCACTTTTTCAAAATGTAGGTAGATCGTAATAATCTCCTTTGTTATGATCTATATGTTaaaagtattttttttatacaaattttttttgcaacaaaaatacaaagttggattaagaaaaattaaaataaatcttgAAGGTCAAATTTAACTTTATATGTTTTCGAGGTTCATTTATATtcagttttgcaattattttaaaagctCACAAGTGTTGAATTGATACTAAAGAAAAAAATCACATTCAGTAAAATTTAAAATCATATTTCAGTAGatcaattattacatttttcttGCATTAGCAATTGAAAGTGCTGATTAAACTCGAGAGGTGATCTTTATCGATCGTCGCTGTTGTTACTTAAAGAGATTCAACCATCTTAGATCCTGATATACTTTTAATCCTTTGTCTGTAAGTATTGTAATAGAATCAATATAATCAAATACGTCATTtgcctaatttttatttttatttttcacataactttttataaaatatgaaaatgatACATATAATAATAGTTAAAAAATAGATACTGATtgaatttttgtaaatattttgttATACACATAGAAAGTAAAAATTCTTTCGAACAAAATGTATATTCGTCTTTTATCATAGTGATTTATCTCTAATTTGCCTCGTTACATGTTTTGAAAGTATTtgaaaaacatatttttcaaaaGTTTTGTGATTTATTTATAGAACGGTACTCATACATATAAGTAAGACACTAGCTAAGTGTCATGAAACAATATTTTTTCTACTTTTCAGTAATAATTAATATAAGACATTGTGTTTGTATGGTTAAAGTACAAATGGAAAGTATATGAAAGTATTAAAAATTGCCATCGACTCCAACTTTTAAAATCGCCATGTTATGACGTTAGATCACGTGTAAATGAGCATGCTCAGAATGTGTTTGTATTTACGTTGCAATGGTGATGTGTTTTGTGCAtatgtatatacgtatatatatgtGAGTGCATGCCAGTGCATGCTTTCACGTATTCTTTGGCATTCCTTGGTACATTGAAATCGTGTAATGTCAATAAAAATTGGCTATACTAATATCTGactgaaataaataaattattttgtaaACGTAGTTTACATTCAATGAAAGAACAACTCAGCATGGAATTTAGCGCGATACAAGATGAGCTTATGAAGATAaaagagagatttgaagatgttcGAAAATTGTCAGACGATCATGAAAAGTTCAGCACAGACAGTGAGccctataaaataaagtatcaaGCAATAGAAAAGCTGAAAACGATGGAAACTGATTTAGTTAACATCTTGGCAAGTGTACCTAAAAACGAAAAAAGTGGGGAGGAAATTATAATGCTCTCAATGGTACACTTGAATCTTGGTTTATTGCATGCTGGTACAGAGGAATTGAAAGCAAGCGAAGAGCAATTCATGAAGTGTATAGAATTATTAAAAGGCAAAGAACTGGATCCAGAAGCAGTTTTACCAATATTGCATGCTCTTAATCAGTTAGGTATTATATGGTCCCAATGGAATGAACCGACAAAGGCTAAAACCTTTTTAGATAGAGCAGAACAGATCTATAATGACTTTATAAATACACGTGAGGACCCAGTTAACGTGATACAGAATTTTTATATTGAAAACACGAAAGATAAACTAAATCCTAAAGAAATGCTTGAAAAAGTTCATACTTTAACCTTGTACTATTTAGCTCAGGTGTACAGGTTTCTACAGGATCATCACAAATTTGCAATATATTGTCATATGACTTTACGTGGCCAGTTAGGTCGTAATGTCATTATGCCAGACTTAGATTATATTGATTGGGCACTAAACGCTGCAACATTATCACAATATTTCATGGAAAATGATGGTTTCTCTCAAGCCAGGCATCATTTGGCAGCTGCATCTTGTATATTACAAAAATACGAAGATATATTAAAAGAGAAAACTGAAATCAATGGAGAAAGTGAAGCACTCTCAGCTGAATGGGAAAATTTCAAACACAGAAGTGCTGATGTTGCTAGATGTTGGGCTGCATATGGAATTTTACTTATGAGCTTATCAAAAGACAGATTATTAGAAGATGAAACAGAACAGTCAGATAGTAAAGATTTATCAAAATCAACTGTACCTAAAGATCTAACATTTAATGTTTTAGAAAAGGAGATTGAACAAATTGCAAATCAGATTactgataaatatttattagactTTAGTGACGCTAAATTAGTTTTTTTAAATACCCAAAAATGGTTGGAGCAGGCAAAAACATACTATACTTTAGAAAACCATGCATCTGATCATGTATCAATTGTACAAGATGTTTCTCAggcttataaatatttattgttttttgAAGAGGATAAAGATAGGCAAgcaaaaatgcataaaaaaagaataaatgcTTTGGAATCTGTCGTTAAAGAATTAAATCCTCAGTATTATAAATCAGCCTGCAGACAAATTTGGTTTGAATTGGGAGAAATATATTCAGATATTCTTGATTTAAAGTTAGATCGCTTGAATTCATCAAAGGAAAAACCTGCACCACAGACATTAATGAAAATTAATCAATTAGCAAAAAATTCCATACAAAATTTCCAATCATTTCTCAACTCTATAGAGACTCGTAATAATGACTCAGGAATAAAAGAGTTTCCAGATGACTTGATGCAACCAGCTCTATtttgttatttctacattggtagattatacaaaaaaataataACGCCTAATGAAACAGCTAAATTGGAAAATGCTCAGAACAGTCTTAATGCATTTAAATTTGTGATTGACTATTGTAATAAGTATCCCAAAGCAGCAGAAGTAATGAGAGTCGAATTAAATCATTGCAAAGAATTCGTGAATTTGCTACAAATTCTTTATTCTTAATATTATCACAAATTCTGCATTTATTAAAGTaactaaattaaaataaaaaatgattcaTTAAGTAACACCTAACTGGACTTTTTTCAAATTTATCATAGGTTCTTTACAATGATGGAATAATTACAGTACAAATAAAGAGAATATTACCTATGATATGTAAACAGTACATTTTGACTGTAAAAGTAGAATTATCTTTTTAATACCAAAAATCGATAAAATTAACTTTGTTACATTATCTGTCTAGTTTAAATTATCGTTTATTTTTCTAATTTAAAGTAACAAAAGgtatatattaaaaataagtCTTATATTGTAAGATaactttgtatttatttcatacaataaaaaattactttttttcTGCCTTTTTAGTTGCTGCTGCAGCCTTTGCCTTTTTAACTTTCTTTTTTAATCTGTAAAATGCATCTGTCTTCAACCTATTTCGGATTTGTCTTGCTTTCCTCAACTTAAAGCGGTCAAAGTCGCTCAGTGTCACACGCTGGAATAAACAATATATCTTTCATATTCATAGTTCAAAAGTGATAATTTATTACATattgcaaaataaaaaaaaatattaatttacctTCTCCTTGGCTTCAACCTTCTCTGCCCACATAGTCTTCTCCCAAAGATCGTTTATCTTTGCTGCTTCCCATGCTTTACGTACAACACGTGTAGATCCAGTATATGGAAAATGTAATCGGAATTTAGTTAAATGAAGTTCATTTAACCTCATTTCCCCACGTGGAACATTTGACTGAGGGCCATCGACTAATACCTACAAATATAATCAAAAACTAAAAACTGAAACTTATTATGTAGTCACTAGTAGCATCAAAATACAAATGTCAGTTAGAGTTTATTGGCATCAATTCAACATCAGCCGGCAATTCCTATCAAAGTAACTGGATCATCATTACAATATTATCTCGTATATTACGATACGATATAGTACATTGATAATATTAATGCATTACTATCAAATTTCCTATCAAATAATGCTAATGATTTTTTTACTGAATTCACAAAATTCTTACCCGATTTTGATCAATCACATCTACGATTGCGACAAGTTTGCCTTGGTATGGCCCATCGCTCACATAAGCAATGCGGCCGGATTCTACGAATCTCTGGAACGGCTATTAAAACGAAGAagtttcattaatttttttattctataaatatgaaataaattgtGATATTACAATTATTGCGTATAGGGCCTCCACGTGCAATCGTTTACAAATCTCTAAATTCACATACCAtgtggttgaaaattgaagtatTAGGTTATGTGAATTAATATATTATATCCTTTattcagtgtgaaaaatatatgaaatacGTTTAACCACATGGTGAATAAAGAAAATTTCTTTAAGAAAAGAGTAACTTGTACGTTAATGTTAAAAATATACGACCAATTTCAACGAGCTTAAAATGATAACTACACTTACCATGATTTACCGGAAGCGAAAGACCAATACAGTTCATAATCGACTCAaataccagaagcaccaatgGTAAAGATGAAATTATCCCTAGTGTAAATACAATCgaaattttttaaagtaaaattCCCTAATAGTATGAaaacaaattaaaataatttcatttttatagaattttatacacAGTAATAAATATACCCTTCATTGACATTTTAcccaattgtttatttatttaaaaaaatagtgcCTCGAATAATATGTACTGCCACAgatgatgcataaaatagataATATTTTTGTCTTGCACATCGACTAGGGAGCCTTCAATTAACTACTTTTTAACATCAAAAGATCTTATCCTCATAGCACAATATGTAAATGCTACGTAACATGGGAGTCACAAGTTCTGTAACTTTTATTACATGTACAAAATGCGCTACGCAATATAATGGGTATAATGTTCTGTAACTTTTTTTATCCAAATAAAAAATAGCAGTAACATAACTCATGAATAGATTTGAAAAAGTTATCTCAAAGtcacacgaagcatataattttACGTAACCCCTTTTTCTATAAATATTACGGAACGTAA contains:
- the LOC143185847 gene encoding KIF-binding protein, translated to MKEQLSMEFSAIQDELMKIKERFEDVRKLSDDHEKFSTDSEPYKIKYQAIEKLKTMETDLVNILASVPKNEKSGEEIIMLSMVHLNLGLLHAGTEELKASEEQFMKCIELLKGKELDPEAVLPILHALNQLGIIWSQWNEPTKAKTFLDRAEQIYNDFINTREDPVNVIQNFYIENTKDKLNPKEMLEKVHTLTLYYLAQVYRFLQDHHKFAIYCHMTLRGQLGRNVIMPDLDYIDWALNAATLSQYFMENDGFSQARHHLAAASCILQKYEDILKEKTEINGESEALSAEWENFKHRSADVARCWAAYGILLMSLSKDRLLEDETEQSDSKDLSKSTVPKDLTFNVLEKEIEQIANQITDKYLLDFSDAKLVFLNTQKWLEQAKTYYTLENHASDHVSIVQDVSQAYKYLLFFEEDKDRQAKMHKKRINALESVVKELNPQYYKSACRQIWFELGEIYSDILDLKLDRLNSSKEKPAPQTLMKINQLAKNSIQNFQSFLNSIETRNNDSGIKEFPDDLMQPALFCYFYIGRLYKKIITPNETAKLENAQNSLNAFKFVIDYCNKYPKAAEVMRVELNHCKEFVNLLQILYS
- the Rpl14 gene encoding ribosomal protein L14 isoform X1: MPFQRFVESGRIAYVSDGPYQGKLVAIVDVIDQNRVLVDGPQSNVPRGEMRLNELHLTKFRLHFPYTGSTRVVRKAWEAAKINDLWEKTMWAEKVEAKEKRVTLSDFDRFKLRKARQIRNRLKTDAFYRLKKKVKKAKAAAATKKAEKK
- the Rpl14 gene encoding ribosomal protein L14 isoform X2 codes for the protein MPFQRFVESGRIAYVSDGPYQGKLVAIVDVIDQNRVLVDGPQSNVPRGEMRLNELHLTKFRLHFPYTGSTRVVRKAWEAAKINDLWEKTMWAEKVEAKEKRVTLSDFDRFKLRKARQIRNRLKTDAFYRLKKKVKKAKAAAATKKAEKK